The Geomonas agri genome contains the following window.
CTCGGCACCCAGTTCCTCGAACACAGCCGGGGCCACCTTGTAGGCGGCGCCGTTGGCGCAGTCGAGCACGATCTTCAACCCCGAGAGGTCAAGATCCTTCGGGAAGGTGCTCTTCAAGAAGACGACGAAGCGCCCCTGGGCGTCGTCGATGCGGTAGGCCTTGCCCACTTCCTTCGCGGTCGGGCGCAGCGAGTCGATGCGCTTGGAGAAGATCAGTTCCTCAATCATCAGCTCGGTCTCGTCAGGCAGCTTAAAGCCGTCACGCGAAAAGAACTTGATGCCGTTATCCTCAAAGGGGTTATGCGAAGCCGAGATGACCACGCCGGCATCGGCGCGCATCGAGGAGGTGATGTTGGCGATGCCCGGGGTCGGCAGCGGGCCGACCAGGAGCACGTCCACGCCCATGGAGCAGATGCCGGCCATGAGAGCGCTTTCCAGCATGTAGCCGGAGAGACGGGTATCCTTGCCGATCACGATGCGATGGCGCTTTTTGCCGTTTTTGAATATGTAGGCGGCAGCGCGGCCGATCTGCATGGCCATCTCCGCCGTCATCGGGTAGACGTTGGCCACACCGCGGACACCGTCGGTACCGAAAAGCTTCTTCATCTGGTTCACCTCTGATTGATGTATTTAGACTATTTATCGGCCAGCACGAAGCTCGCCGTGGCCGGCGCCACGTGCATGACCTTGATCTCCGGGTCAAGATTGAACTCGGCGTCCCTCATCGATATCTGCTGCTGCCCTGGTTGGGCACCGGCGAGATCTATGTCGCAGCGAGTCTGGCGGAGAGGAAGCAGGAACAGCACGATGCGCGGCCCCGACACCACCACCTCGACCTCGGCTGGCGCCGCACCGTCCAGCTTGAGCCCTGCCGGCATCCGGTGCAGGTGAACCGGCAACACGAGCAGCATCTCCCCCGGCCGTTCCAGGATCACGCTGAGCCAGATCAGCACGGCCAGTAGTACCGAAAGGAGCTTCACCCCCTTGAGCCATTCGTGTCCCTTGACGTGCGTCGTCATTTAAGCCACCTCGGCTCCACCAGCCTTCTCAGGGTCTTGCCCAGGGAAGGCATGTCGATGACATCGGCCTTTTTGCCCCCCACGATTACCGAGGCGGTGCCGGTTTCCTCGGAAACGACCACGACCACGGCATCGACCAGTTCGGTGAGTCCGATGGCCGCGCGGTGCCGGGTTCCCAGGCTCTTGCTCACCTCGAGGTTCTGCGTGAGCGGCAGGAAGCACCCTGCCTTGGTCAGCTTGCCGTGCTGGATGATGACCGCGCCGTCGTGGATGGGCGAGTACGGCAGAAAGATCGACGAGATCAGTTCGCTGGTCACCTTGGCGTCGATGTCGGTCCCGACCGCGAGGTAGCTGTCCACCGAGATGGCCCGCTCGATGACGATCAGGGCGCCGATTTTCTTCTGGGCCAGCCCCGCCACGGCAAACACCAGCTCGTCGATCACGTCGGACATCTCGACGTCCTTCTCGGTGCGGCTCCTGGCCAGCGTCGCGAACGCCCTGCGAATGTCGGTCTGGAAGATGACCGCGAGCCCGACCACGGACGACGCGAGGATGAGGTCGACGATGATCCGGACGGTCTGCAAGGAGAAGAAGCGCGCCAGGAGGTGCAGGCCCACCAGGCCCGACAGGATGGCGAGGATGCGCAGCGCGAGCACGCCCTTGAGCAGTCGCGCCAGCCTGGAGACGATCAGTATCGCGAGCGACAGGTCCAGGAGGTCCCGCAGAATGCCTATGTTTTGCAGGAAAGAGTTCATCCGCACCGGTCGGGAAGCTGGGCTTCCGGTTGTGGTTCCGCGGCCTACATGAGCGCCCGCGTCATCAAGGCGACGTCCCTCATGGCTGCCACGTCGTGCACCCGCACTATGGTGGCCCCGTGCACGATCGACAGTGCGACCGCGGCGGCGGTGCCGAATATTCTATCTCCCCCGTCCCGGCCAGTGATGGCGCCGATGAAGGACTTCCGGGAAGGTCCTACCAGTATGGGTCGTCCCAGCGGCATGAAGTCCTCCAGCCGCTTGATCAGTTCCAGGTTCCCCTGCACGCTCTTGCCGAAGCCGATGCCGGGGTCGATCGCTATGCGCTCTTCGGGGAGCCCCGCCTTCCTCGCCAGCGCAATGGAGGCGACCAGGTACTCCTTGACGTCGGCGATCAGGTCGTCGTAGCCGGTGTCCTTCTGCATCGTGTCGGGCATGCCACGCGTATGCATCACCACAAGGCCGGCATCTGCCTCGGCCACCACGGCAGCCATCTCCGGGTCGAACATCAGCCCGGTGACGTCGTTGACGATCTCCGCACCGGCGGCGCAGGCGGCGCGCGCCACCCCGGCCTTGTAGGTATCGATGGAGATAGGAGCAGAGATCTGCCCCTTGAGCGCCTCTATAACGGGAAGCACCCGGTCCAGTTCCTCCTGCAGGGTGACAGCGGGAGCGTTGGGCCGGGTGCTTTCGCCTCCGATATCAATGATGTCAGCACCTTCCTGCTCCATCTCACGGGCCCGCTCCACTGCGGCCTCGACCGAGAAGAAGCGCCCCCCGTCCGAGAAAGAGTCCGGAGTCACGTTCAAAATGCCCATGATCTGCGGACGCTCCAGGGACAGGGAGCGGCGGGAAAGGTCCCACGTCTGTGCCTTGATCATCAATCGACTGCGACAGGTTCTGAAGAGATCTCTTTGCCCTCGATAATGCGATCGACCTCCTCGCCGGTCAGGTTTTCCTTCTCGATGAGCGCGTGGGAGATGCGGTGCAGGGAGTCGAGGTTCCCCTTCAACAGTTCCTGCACACGGGCGTAGTTCTGCTCGACGATGAGCCTGATTTCGTGGTCGATTTCAATGGCGGTCGCCTCGGAGTAGTTCTTCTGGTGCGCCATGTCGCGCCCGAGGAAGATCTGCTCGTCCTTCTTGCCAAAGGAAACCGGTCCCAGTTTCTCGCTCATGCCCCACTCGCAGACCATCTTGCGCGCGATGTCGGTGGCGCGTTCGATATCGTTGCCTGCACCGGTGGTCATCGAGTTGAAGATGATCTCCTCGGCGACGCGGCCACCCAGGAGCACGGCGATGCGGTCCAGCAGCGACTCGCGGGAGTAGCTGTGCTTGTCCTCGATGGGGAGCTGCATGGTGACGCCGAGAGCGCGACCGCGCGGGATGATGGAGACCTTGTGCACCGGGTCGGCGCCCGGGATCAGTTTGGCGATCAGGGTGTGACCGGCCTCGTGGTACGCGGTGTTCTTCTTCTCCTCGTCGGAGATGACCATGGAGCGGCGCTCGACACCCATGAGGACCTTGTCCTTGGCGTCGTCGAAGTCGATCATCTCGACCATGCTCTTTTCCTTGCGGGCGGCGAGGAGCGCTGCCTCGTTGACCACGTTGGAGAGGTCCGCACCGGAGAAGCCCGGTGTGCCGCGGGCCACGACGCCGAGGTCGACGTCCGGGGCGAGCGGGGTCTTCTTGGTGTGCACCTTGAGGATCATCTCGCGGCCCTTGACGTCCGGGCGCGGCACCACGACCTGGCGGTCGAAGCGGCCCGGGCGGAGCAGCGCCGGGTCGAGGACGTCCGGGCGGTTGGTTGCGGCGATCAGGATGACCCCCTCGTTGGACTCGAAGCCGTCCATTTCGACCAGAAGCTGGTTCAGGGTCTGCTCCCGCTCGTCGTGACCGCCACCCAGGCCGGCGCCACGGTGGCGGCCGACGGCGTCGATCTCGTCGATGAAGATGATGCACGGTGCGCTCTTCTTGCCCTGCACGAACAGATCGCGGACACGGGAGGCGCCCACGCCAACGAACATCTCGACGAAGTCGGAACCGGAAATGGAGAAGAAGGGAACCCCGGCCTCGCCGGCGATGGCGCGGGCCAGGAGAGTCTTACCGGTGCCCGGAGGGCCCATGAGCAGGACCCCTTTCGGGATGCGGCCGCCCAGCTTGGTGAACTTCTTGGGATCCTTCAGGAAGGAGATGATCTCCTCCAGTTCGTCCTTGGCCTCCTCGATGCCGGCCACGTCCTCGAAGGTAATGCGCCCCTGTGCCTCGGTCAGCAGTTTCGCGCGGCTCTTGCCGAACGCCATCGCTTTGCCGCCGCCCCCCTGCATCTGGCGCATGAAGAAGATCCAGACGGCGACCAGGAAGATGATCGGGAACCAGGAGACCAGCAGCGAGAACCAGGAGAAGTGCTCTTCCTGGGGACGGGCCGAGATGGCGATCTTCTTCTCGATCAGCTTGTCGGTCAGGTTGGCGTCGGCCGGTTTGTAGGTTCTGAATTCCTTGCCGTCGGCAAACTTGCCGATGATCTCGTCGCCCTGGATGACCACCGAGGCCACCGGGCGGTTAACGTTCTTCACCTTGCCGGTTTCCACCGCTTCGATGAAGTCGCTGTAGTCCAGTTTTTCCTGGGTCGGCTTGGGCTTGTTGAACAGGTTGAACAACAGGATCATCATCAAGCTGATAACAAGCCAGAGCGCCAAGTTCTTATAGAATTGATTCAAGTTTCCTCCCGATCAATCGGTAAGCTGCAAACACTCAATCTGCAATGATTTTGTCATGACACAGAAAACGTGCTGCTTGGTTGAACGGCCGCCCTAACAGGCTTCCTTATGAGAATGAAGAAAAAAGCGTTCAAATGAGTAAAAAGGATTACCATAAAGGGTGCAGGTTGACAAGAGCTTTAAGGTGTAATATCAAGAATTTCCACCCGTAAAACCGCGCCAGTCGCGGAAGTTACCCGTCCCTTCTCCCCTATTCTCACACCTGCCACCCAGACGATGTCACCCTCGCTGAAAACGAGCGGCACCAGGCTGCGCTCATGAAGTGGCAGTTTTTCGTTGATGAACAGCTCCTTCACCTTCTGAGATCCGGTCATACCAAGCGGCGTGAAACGGTCGCCGTGGGCGAAGGGGCGTACCAGCCACGGGAAGGGTGCCGCCTCGGCGGAAAGGTACGCGACCGTTTTGGAGCCGGTAGCGAGATCTTTCGGTGGTGCTACCCGCTGCACCGTGAGCGTCATTCCGTTTCCCAGGGTGTAATCCCCCTCCCCGGGCACCACCTGTTCCCAGCATTGTGCGGCTTGCGGCGCGACGACGGTAAAGCTGAGCAGGTCGTAGCAGCGCTCCACGCGGAGCGCACCGGGAAGCTTCAGGCTCGCATTGGGGCGATTGGAACAGGCGAGGCGGTCGATCGCCTCCAGGTGAGCGAGAGCGATGCGCATGAGGTCGCCCTGCAGTTCGTGCAGGCCGTGGCGGTAAAGCCGCAGGCGCAGTCCCCGGTGCTCCTTGAGCAGGGCGCCGACACCGAACGTTACGGTCTCCTCTTCCAGCGCCGCAAGCCGGTCGAAGGCGGATGAGGTCAGGTGTTCCAGCAGTTCCTCGTCCGCGGCGAGGATCTCCGCGGTGGCGGCGAGCCGTTCGCTGATCCTGGGATTGTACTTCCGGAGGGTGGGAATGAGTTCGTGGCGGATGCTGTTGCGCAGGATGGTGGTGTCGGAGTTAGTCGAGTCGGTGCGCCATGTTAGGCCGCGTCCATTCAAGTAATCCTCAAGATCCGCACGGCTCACCTGCAGCAGCGGTCGTTTGACCAAGCTGTCGCCGCTGGCGGCCATGGCGCTCAGGCCGGTGCCGCCGGAACCGCGCAGCAGACGGATCAGGACGGTTTCCGCCTGGTCGTCGAGGTGGTGGGCCACCGCGATGCTGGTAGCACCGCGCCGTCTGGCCACCTCGTGGAAAAAGGCGTAGCGTGCCTGTCGCCCGGCGTCCTCCAGGGAGAGTCCTTCCGCGGCTGCGAAAGAGGCGACGTCGACCCGGATGGCGACGAAAGGGAGGTGGCGGCGGGTGGCGAGATCCGAGACGAACTTCTCGTCGTCGTCGGATTCGGTGCCGCGCAGGCAGTGGTTCAGGTGGGCGACCACGAGGTTCAGTCGTTCGTCCTCGA
Protein-coding sequences here:
- a CDS encoding YbbR-like domain-containing protein, producing the protein MTTHVKGHEWLKGVKLLSVLLAVLIWLSVILERPGEMLLVLPVHLHRMPAGLKLDGAAPAEVEVVVSGPRIVLFLLPLRQTRCDIDLAGAQPGQQQISMRDAEFNLDPEIKVMHVAPATASFVLADK
- the cdaA gene encoding diadenylate cyclase CdaA, which produces MNSFLQNIGILRDLLDLSLAILIVSRLARLLKGVLALRILAILSGLVGLHLLARFFSLQTVRIIVDLILASSVVGLAVIFQTDIRRAFATLARSRTEKDVEMSDVIDELVFAVAGLAQKKIGALIVIERAISVDSYLAVGTDIDAKVTSELISSIFLPYSPIHDGAVIIQHGKLTKAGCFLPLTQNLEVSKSLGTRHRAAIGLTELVDAVVVVVSEETGTASVIVGGKKADVIDMPSLGKTLRRLVEPRWLK
- the folP gene encoding dihydropteroate synthase codes for the protein MIKAQTWDLSRRSLSLERPQIMGILNVTPDSFSDGGRFFSVEAAVERAREMEQEGADIIDIGGESTRPNAPAVTLQEELDRVLPVIEALKGQISAPISIDTYKAGVARAACAAGAEIVNDVTGLMFDPEMAAVVAEADAGLVVMHTRGMPDTMQKDTGYDDLIADVKEYLVASIALARKAGLPEERIAIDPGIGFGKSVQGNLELIKRLEDFMPLGRPILVGPSRKSFIGAITGRDGGDRIFGTAAAVALSIVHGATIVRVHDVAAMRDVALMTRALM
- the ftsH gene encoding ATP-dependent zinc metalloprotease FtsH produces the protein MNQFYKNLALWLVISLMMILLFNLFNKPKPTQEKLDYSDFIEAVETGKVKNVNRPVASVVIQGDEIIGKFADGKEFRTYKPADANLTDKLIEKKIAISARPQEEHFSWFSLLVSWFPIIFLVAVWIFFMRQMQGGGGKAMAFGKSRAKLLTEAQGRITFEDVAGIEEAKDELEEIISFLKDPKKFTKLGGRIPKGVLLMGPPGTGKTLLARAIAGEAGVPFFSISGSDFVEMFVGVGASRVRDLFVQGKKSAPCIIFIDEIDAVGRHRGAGLGGGHDEREQTLNQLLVEMDGFESNEGVILIAATNRPDVLDPALLRPGRFDRQVVVPRPDVKGREMILKVHTKKTPLAPDVDLGVVARGTPGFSGADLSNVVNEAALLAARKEKSMVEMIDFDDAKDKVLMGVERRSMVISDEEKKNTAYHEAGHTLIAKLIPGADPVHKVSIIPRGRALGVTMQLPIEDKHSYSRESLLDRIAVLLGGRVAEEIIFNSMTTGAGNDIERATDIARKMVCEWGMSEKLGPVSFGKKDEQIFLGRDMAHQKNYSEATAIEIDHEIRLIVEQNYARVQELLKGNLDSLHRISHALIEKENLTGEEVDRIIEGKEISSEPVAVD
- the tilS gene encoding tRNA lysidine(34) synthetase TilS, with the translated sequence MKDLVAIVRNQHLFAPGETVVVAVSGGADSVALLDILTRLEDERLNLVVAHLNHCLRGTESDDDEKFVSDLATRRHLPFVAIRVDVASFAAAEGLSLEDAGRQARYAFFHEVARRRGATSIAVAHHLDDQAETVLIRLLRGSGGTGLSAMAASGDSLVKRPLLQVSRADLEDYLNGRGLTWRTDSTNSDTTILRNSIRHELIPTLRKYNPRISERLAATAEILAADEELLEHLTSSAFDRLAALEEETVTFGVGALLKEHRGLRLRLYRHGLHELQGDLMRIALAHLEAIDRLACSNRPNASLKLPGALRVERCYDLLSFTVVAPQAAQCWEQVVPGEGDYTLGNGMTLTVQRVAPPKDLATGSKTVAYLSAEAAPFPWLVRPFAHGDRFTPLGMTGSQKVKELFINEKLPLHERSLVPLVFSEGDIVWVAGVRIGEKGRVTSATGAVLRVEILDITP